In Actinomycetota bacterium, the genomic window CGGCGGTCGGGTTCGACACCTACACCGAGATGCTCAAGAACGAGGTGGCCGACCTCAGCGGGCAGCCGATCGAGGAGGAGATCGAGGTCAAGCTCGAGCTCCCGGTCGATGCACACCTGCCCGATGGCTTCGTGCCCGACGAGAAGCTCCGGCTGGACCTGTACCGGCGCATCGCCGCCGTCCGTGACGCTGCCGGGCTCAAGGCGCTCCGTGAGGAGCTCGCCGACCGTTTCGGGCGGCTCCCGCCGCCTGCGGAGCGCCTCCTCAACGCCGCTGCTCTGAAGGCGGCGCTGCGGCGGTGGGGGATCACCGAGGTGGTCCTGCTGGGTGGGGCGGCCACCGCGGGTCCGGCTCGCCGCGTGCTGCGCGCGTCACCGGTCGACCTGACCGACTCGCAACAGGTGCGCCTGGAGCGGCTGCACCCGCGGGCACGGTGGCGGTCGACCGCCGAGGTGCTCGAGGTCCCGTTCCCGCCCGACGTCGACGACATCGTGGCGTGGGTCGCGGCGACGCTCCGCGACGTGCTCGGCGCGCCGGGGCGGTGACCGCCGGCGGTCAGCGGCAGTCGGCGCAGGTGCCCACCAGATCGAGCCGGTGCTGCTCGGTCGCGAAGCGGTCGGCGGCGGCCAGTTCACTGGTCAGCCGGGCCACGGCGCGCTCGATCGGCGCTGACGGCTGCAGGTCCTCGATCCCGCCGCACACGTTGCAGATCAGATGATGGTGGTGCGACGTGAGGTCCTCGGCCAGCTCGAACCGGGCGCCCGGATCCGTGGCGGTGACCAAGCGCCGCACCGCTCCAGCCTGCTCGAGGACCTGCAGGTTGCGGTACACCGAGCTCTGCGACAGGCCGCTGCCGCGGTCGAGGAGCTCTCCGATCGTGACCGGGCGCCCGGCATCCGCCAGGAGATCGACCAGCTGCCGCCGTCCGCGCGTGTACCGCGACCGGGCCCGGCGCAGCCGCTGCTCGACCGTGCGGTGCAGCTGGGAGCCCATGCGAGGAGCCTACTGGCGTCAGTGCGGGTGGTGCGGGTCGTCGATCATCACCGCCCCGTCGGTGGTCACGTGCACGTGCCCGCCGTAGGCGGCCTGAAGCAGGTGAGGCTGCAGGACCTCCA contains:
- a CDS encoding transcriptional repressor, with product MGSQLHRTVEQRLRRARSRYTRGRRQLVDLLADAGRPVTIGELLDRGSGLSQSSVYRNLQVLEQAGAVRRLVTATDPGARFELAEDLTSHHHHLICNVCGGIEDLQPSAPIERAVARLTSELAAADRFATEQHRLDLVGTCADCR